The genome window CGAATTTGGTAATAAAATTAAATTACTGTTTGTATCAGCACCAATTGCTTGTAATGTATCATAATGTTGTGTAACTACAATCAATGCAGAAGCTTCTTGAGAGTTAATACCAACTCTGTTTAAAACATCAACAGACTCAACTAAACCACGAGCAATTTCTCTTCTTTGATCTGCAATACCTTGACCTTGAAGCCTTTTACTTTCAGCTTCTGCTTTCGCTTTAGCTACAATTCTAATTCTTCCAGCTTCTGCTTCATATTCTGCAGCTGTTTTTTCACGGTCAGCAGCATTAATACGGTTCATCGCATTTTTAACCTGAATGTCTGGATCGATATCAGTAATTAAAGTATTGATAATATCGTAACCATAAGTTGTCATTGCCTCGTTTAACTCACGTTTTACAGCAATTGCAATATCATCTTTTCTTTCAAAAACGTCGTCTAATTTTAATTTTGGTACTTCAGCACGCACAACGTCAAATACATAAGAAGTAATTTGATCATGAGGATATTCTAATTTATAGAATGCTTCATAAGCTTTTTCTTGTAATACTTTAAACTGTACCGAAACTTTCATTTTAACGAATACGTTATCTTTAGTTTTCGTTTCGATGATAACATCTAATTGTTGAATTCTCAAATTAACGCGTCCGGCAATTCTATCAACAACAGGAAATTTCCAATGTAAACCAGAATTTCTCAAGCTAAGAAATTTTCCAAAACGTTCTACAACAACTACTGTTTGTTGTTTTACAGTGAAGAAAGAAGATAAAAGGACAATTAATCCAATAAAAATAAGTGGAAATGTAATAAACTCCATAATTTATAGTTTTTGTTATATAGATTATACGCTTTTTAAAGTAAAAAGTTACAAAAATCAATTTATTAAGTTTACTTTTGGCGCTTAATTTTTTACAGATGAAGAGATTAGCATTATTATTATTTATGTTTTCTACTGTGGCTTTTTCACAGCGAGGTTTCAAAGACAGTAACCGTATTGGAATTGGTGCGGGTTTAACCCAAATGAATATTTACACGGATAATTTTACCATAACACCAGAAACTGGCTGGATTGGTGGATTGAGCGTAAGAGGAAATTATTATAACAATTGGCAAATGAGCTTTGGAATGTTTTTTACTGATAGTAATTTTTCTATTCCTACATTAAAAGGATTACAACAAACACAAACGAATTTCAAAATGTCGGCTGTTCAAATTTATTTGGTGCCAAGCTATGTTTTTGTAGAACATCATTTGAATTTAGAATTTGGTCCAGTTTTACAAGTCAATGGAAAATTAGGTCTTGATAAAAATGATGAAACTAATTTATTACTAGATCAACCTGGTTTAGTTGCAAAAGATATTGTTGATGTTTCTAAAATTAACGCTAATTTTTATGTGGGTATCAACGGAGGTTTTAAAAATGTTCGTGCTAGAATTGGTTACCAATACGGTTTAACGAACTTCTTCGGTAACTTAAAAAACAATGATAATGTTAAATTACTCGGCGAAAAAATGAAAGGAAATATTGGTTTGATTAGTGGTCAATTAACGATATATCTTTAATAAAAAACCCTCTGAATTTCAGAGGGTTTTCTTTTTATAAACTAGCAATCGCTTTTTCTATTCTTTTTACCGTTTCGGCTTTTCCAATCATTTCGATGATGTCGAATAAATGAGGTCCTTTTAATGC of Flavobacterium channae contains these proteins:
- a CDS encoding SPFH domain-containing protein; amino-acid sequence: MEFITFPLIFIGLIVLLSSFFTVKQQTVVVVERFGKFLSLRNSGLHWKFPVVDRIAGRVNLRIQQLDVIIETKTKDNVFVKMKVSVQFKVLQEKAYEAFYKLEYPHDQITSYVFDVVRAEVPKLKLDDVFERKDDIAIAVKRELNEAMTTYGYDIINTLITDIDPDIQVKNAMNRINAADREKTAAEYEAEAGRIRIVAKAKAEAESKRLQGQGIADQRREIARGLVESVDVLNRVGINSQEASALIVVTQHYDTLQAIGADTNSNLILLPNSPQAGSDMLNNMVASFTASNQVGEAMKNASKNKKANKKNSTDENFGIEDSEEA
- a CDS encoding PorT family protein, with product MKRLALLLFMFSTVAFSQRGFKDSNRIGIGAGLTQMNIYTDNFTITPETGWIGGLSVRGNYYNNWQMSFGMFFTDSNFSIPTLKGLQQTQTNFKMSAVQIYLVPSYVFVEHHLNLEFGPVLQVNGKLGLDKNDETNLLLDQPGLVAKDIVDVSKINANFYVGINGGFKNVRARIGYQYGLTNFFGNLKNNDNVKLLGEKMKGNIGLISGQLTIYL